Proteins encoded within one genomic window of Hevea brasiliensis isolate MT/VB/25A 57/8 chromosome 8, ASM3005281v1, whole genome shotgun sequence:
- the LOC110649865 gene encoding salt stress-induced hydrophobic peptide ESI3-like, with the protein MGSETFLEVILAVILPPVGVFLRYGCGVEFWIDLLLTVLGYIPGIVYAIYVLVG; encoded by the exons ATGGGTTCAGAGACTTTCCTAGAGGTGATATTGGCCGTTATCCTACCTCCTGTTGGGGTCTTCCTGCGTTATGGCTGTGGA GTGGAGTTCTGGATTGATTTGTTGCTGACCGTATTGGGATATATTCCAGGGATTGTATATGCCATTTATGTATTGGTCGGATAG
- the LOC110649862 gene encoding uncharacterized protein LOC110649862: MSSEAVLALKVYRQLLSAINKHIGQEDYKNRFGEFIMQEFRKNSNLSDQSSIRQKIKLARDYTLLLNSVHHHKELLFSYNIAVDRSDEMKRILGKSAASVGLQLPDVYHP, from the exons ATGAGTTCTGAAGCTGTACTTGCTTTGAAGGTTTATCGACAGCTTCTCAGCGCTATTAATAAGCACATTGGCCAAGAAGATTACAAGAATCGTTTTGGTGAATTCATAATGCAAGAATTCCGGAAGAACAGCAATCTGTCTGACCAATCATCCATTCGGCAGAAAATCAAGCTTGCTCGTGATTATACTTTGTTGCTTAATAGTGTGCACCATCACAAG GAGTTGTTATTTTCTTACAACATTGCTGTGGATAGATCAGATGAAATGAAAAGAATACTAGGAAAATCAGCTGCAAGTGTAGGTCTTCAGCTTCCTGACGTTTATCATCCTTGA